A part of Gemmatimonadota bacterium genomic DNA contains:
- a CDS encoding FtsX-like permease family protein, producing MQPSKILDPFIAEDRLDEIYPAIFVACLGLFGLTSFSVEQRTKEIGIRKVLGASESGLVLMILGEFIWLVLLANLVACPLAYWTMNQWLANFVYRIDVGVMPFVMSGLFTFAIALMTVGFQAWKKARANPVDALRCE from the coding sequence ATCCAACCATCGAAGATTCTTGATCCCTTCATAGCTGAAGACAGATTGGACGAAATTTACCCCGCTATTTTCGTGGCTTGTCTGGGACTCTTTGGCTTGACCTCTTTTAGCGTAGAACAGCGCACAAAAGAGATTGGCATTCGTAAGGTTCTGGGCGCTTCTGAATCCGGACTGGTGCTCATGATTTTAGGCGAGTTTATATGGCTGGTGCTCCTTGCCAACCTGGTTGCGTGTCCCCTGGCTTATTGGACGATGAACCAGTGGTTGGCAAATTTTGTATATCGCATCGACGTGGGAGTGATGCCTTTTGTGATGAGCGGGCTATTCACATTTGCGATTGCGCTGATGACGGTAGGATTTCAAGCCTGGAAGAAAGCGCGAGCGAATCCGGTTGATGCTCTTCGCTGCGAGTAA